One window from the genome of Rhizobium sp. NZLR1 encodes:
- the rpsU gene encoding 30S ribosomal protein S21: MQVLVRDNNVEQALRFLKKKLQREGVFREARLRERFEKPSEKRAREKAEGIRRVRKLARKKLERESGISAPKKARASGR; this comes from the coding sequence ATGCAAGTTTTGGTACGTGATAATAACGTTGAGCAAGCGCTCCGTTTTTTGAAAAAGAAGTTGCAGCGCGAGGGCGTTTTCCGGGAGGCTCGACTTCGGGAGCGTTTTGAAAAGCCGTCCGAAAAACGTGCTCGTGAGAAGGCCGAGGGTATCAGGCGCGTCCGTAAACTCGCTCGCAAAAAGCTTGAGCGGGAAAGCGGTATTTCGGCCCCAAAGAAGGCGAGAGCTTCTGGTCGCTAG
- a CDS encoding thiamine phosphate synthase, whose amino-acid sequence MKLDPFYLIVDSAEWIARLVPLGVKLVQLRIKDRPETELRAEIRRAVAVCAKHQSQLVVNDHWRLAIEEGCGFVHLGQEDLATADLDAIRASGLKLGLSTHDERELETALAARPDYIALGPVYTTILKQMKWAPQGLTRLSEWKSRIGDLPLVAIGGLNVERIEDALAHGADSVAVVTDIMRHENPELRTKQWIVATAQARIRNLQ is encoded by the coding sequence ATGAAGCTCGATCCGTTCTACCTGATCGTCGACAGCGCCGAGTGGATTGCCCGGCTGGTGCCGCTTGGCGTCAAGCTGGTGCAGTTGCGCATCAAGGATCGTCCGGAGACTGAACTACGCGCCGAGATCCGTCGCGCAGTTGCAGTCTGCGCTAAACATCAATCTCAGCTGGTCGTCAACGACCACTGGCGGCTTGCGATCGAGGAAGGTTGCGGCTTCGTACACCTCGGCCAGGAGGATCTTGCGACAGCGGACCTCGACGCGATCCGAGCGAGTGGCCTGAAACTCGGCCTCTCAACGCACGACGAACGCGAGCTGGAAACCGCACTGGCAGCGAGGCCTGATTATATCGCACTCGGTCCGGTCTACACGACGATCCTCAAGCAGATGAAATGGGCGCCGCAAGGGCTGACGCGGCTGAGCGAATGGAAATCGCGCATCGGCGACCTGCCTCTGGTCGCCATCGGCGGGTTGAATGTCGAACGGATCGAAGACGCCCTTGCTCACGGGGCGGATAGCGTCGCGGTCGTGACCGACATCATGCGGCATGAAAATCCGGAACTGAGAACAAAGCAATGGATCGTCGCGACAGCGCAGGCGAGAATCCGCAATCTTCAATAG
- the thiS gene encoding sulfur carrier protein ThiS, whose translation MKVIVNGEAQDVAAETLSELLVLMEYEGDWLATAVNGELVHREDRFNRSLNDNDRIEILSPMQGG comes from the coding sequence ATGAAAGTGATCGTTAATGGCGAGGCCCAGGATGTCGCGGCTGAGACGCTGTCGGAGCTTTTAGTCCTGATGGAATACGAGGGTGACTGGCTGGCGACAGCCGTCAACGGTGAGCTGGTCCATCGCGAAGACCGGTTCAATCGTTCGCTCAACGACAATGACAGGATCGAAATCCTGTCGCCGATGCAAGGAGGCTGA
- the thiO gene encoding glycine oxidase ThiO, whose protein sequence is MRVLVKGAGVAGLTVAHELRARDAEVTVLDPYDGFLRAASWLAGGMLAPWCERESADVAVLMRGLTAADKWEAIVPGEVRRNGTLVVASARDLGELRRFACRTTGYEWLEEPAIAALEPSLAGRFRHGLFFRREAHLDPRRVLTLLRTKLTVQGVTFVGESSHEESFDSVVDCTGAAQIGEAKELRGVRGEMLYLKSFDVDLSRPVRLLHPRFPVYIVPRGDGLFMVGATMIETEFDGPIVARSLMELLNAAYTLFPAFADATIIETGVGIRPAFPDNLPRASHQGKVISLNGLYRHGFLLAPAMAAEAAELVFNQHTTGRNAS, encoded by the coding sequence ATGCGTGTTCTTGTCAAAGGGGCCGGCGTTGCCGGCCTGACGGTGGCGCATGAACTGCGCGCTCGAGATGCCGAGGTCACTGTGCTCGATCCATATGACGGTTTCCTGCGTGCTGCTTCGTGGCTCGCGGGCGGAATGTTGGCGCCCTGGTGCGAGCGGGAGAGTGCTGATGTTGCGGTACTCATGCGCGGTCTCACCGCCGCCGACAAATGGGAGGCAATTGTGCCGGGAGAGGTGCGACGAAACGGAACGCTCGTGGTCGCCTCGGCTCGCGATCTTGGTGAACTGCGACGCTTTGCCTGCCGCACGACGGGTTATGAATGGCTGGAAGAGCCGGCGATCGCGGCGCTGGAACCCTCCCTTGCCGGGCGGTTCCGGCACGGGCTGTTCTTTCGCCGCGAAGCCCATCTCGATCCCCGGCGAGTTTTGACTCTGCTGCGCACCAAGCTGACGGTTCAGGGGGTCACCTTCGTGGGCGAGAGCTCGCATGAGGAGAGCTTCGACAGTGTCGTCGATTGCACGGGCGCTGCGCAGATCGGCGAGGCCAAGGAGTTACGCGGCGTCCGCGGCGAAATGCTTTACCTTAAAAGCTTTGACGTGGATCTCTCCCGGCCGGTCCGCCTGCTCCATCCGCGTTTCCCCGTCTACATCGTCCCGCGTGGAGACGGTCTGTTCATGGTCGGCGCGACGATGATCGAGACGGAATTCGACGGGCCTATTGTCGCCCGTTCACTGATGGAACTGCTCAACGCTGCATACACGCTATTTCCGGCCTTTGCCGATGCAACCATAATCGAAACGGGTGTCGGAATCCGCCCAGCCTTTCCGGACAATCTTCCACGTGCAAGCCATCAGGGAAAGGTGATCTCGCTCAACGGCCTCTACCGTCACGGCTTTCTGCTCGCGCCAGCCATGGCGGCCGAGGCGGCTGAACTTGTCTTCAACCAACATACCACGGGAAGGAATGCCTCATGA
- the thiC gene encoding phosphomethylpyrimidine synthase ThiC: MNIAAKNITPTVTTGPLPASRKIYSRGDIHPDICVPMREISLHPTSGEPPVVVYDSSGPYTIEGTEIRIEQGLPSLRRDWVLARGDVEAYKGRHVRPEDNGFASGERLTPEFPALRQPLRAKDGSAVTQLSYARAGIITPEMEFIAIRENLGRKAQADAIVRDGESFGAHIPDHVTAEFVRQEVAAGRAIIPANINHPEAEPMIIGRNFLVKINANIGNSAVTSSMAEEVEKMVWAARWGADTVMDLSTGRNIHNIREWIIRNSPVPIGTVPLYQALEKVDGIAENLTWEVYRDTLIEQAEQGVDYFTIHAGVRLHYIPLTVNRVTGIVSRGGSIMAKWCLRHHRESFLYEHFEEICDICRAYDVSFSLGDGLRPGSIADANDAAQFAELETLGELTKVAWAKDCQVMIEGPGHVPMHKIKENMDKQLEVCGKAPFYTLGPLTTDIAPGYDHITSGIGAAMIGWFGTAMLCYVTPKEHLGLPDRNDVKVGVITYKIAAHAADLAKGHPAAQLRDDALSRARFEFRWEDQFNLSLDPETARSFHDETLPKEAHKVAHFCSMCGPKFCSMRISHDIRAEAQKEGLEAMAARYREGGGLYMPVETLQQTSE, encoded by the coding sequence CCCAACCGTCACCACCGGCCCCTTGCCGGCATCCAGGAAGATCTACAGTCGGGGGGACATCCATCCCGACATTTGCGTGCCGATGCGCGAAATCAGCCTGCATCCGACATCGGGCGAGCCGCCCGTTGTCGTCTACGACTCGTCCGGCCCCTATACGATCGAGGGCACCGAGATCCGTATCGAACAGGGGCTGCCCTCACTGCGACGTGACTGGGTTCTCGCCCGCGGCGACGTCGAGGCCTATAAGGGCCGCCATGTCCGTCCCGAAGACAACGGCTTTGCCAGCGGCGAAAGGCTGACGCCCGAATTCCCCGCGCTACGCCAGCCGCTGCGCGCAAAGGATGGCAGTGCAGTCACCCAGCTCTCTTATGCGCGCGCCGGCATCATCACGCCCGAGATGGAATTCATAGCCATCCGCGAAAACCTCGGCCGCAAGGCGCAGGCGGACGCCATAGTCCGCGACGGCGAAAGTTTCGGCGCCCACATTCCCGACCATGTGACGGCGGAATTCGTCCGGCAGGAAGTGGCGGCGGGTCGGGCGATCATCCCCGCCAACATCAACCATCCGGAAGCCGAACCGATGATCATCGGCCGCAATTTTCTGGTGAAGATCAACGCCAATATCGGCAACTCCGCCGTCACCTCATCGATGGCGGAGGAGGTTGAGAAGATGGTCTGGGCGGCCCGCTGGGGCGCCGATACCGTCATGGATCTCTCCACCGGCCGCAACATCCACAACATCCGCGAATGGATCATCCGCAATTCGCCCGTGCCGATCGGTACCGTGCCGCTCTATCAGGCGCTGGAGAAGGTCGATGGCATTGCCGAGAACCTGACCTGGGAGGTGTATCGCGACACGCTGATCGAACAGGCCGAACAGGGCGTCGATTATTTCACCATCCATGCCGGCGTGCGGCTTCACTACATCCCGCTCACCGTCAACCGGGTGACCGGCATTGTCTCGCGCGGCGGTTCGATCATGGCGAAGTGGTGTCTCCGTCATCACCGCGAAAGCTTCCTCTACGAGCATTTCGAGGAGATCTGCGACATCTGCCGCGCCTATGACGTCTCCTTCTCGCTCGGCGATGGCCTGCGCCCCGGCTCGATCGCTGACGCGAATGATGCGGCGCAGTTCGCCGAACTGGAAACACTGGGAGAACTGACCAAGGTCGCCTGGGCGAAAGACTGCCAGGTGATGATCGAAGGCCCCGGCCATGTGCCGATGCACAAGATCAAGGAGAACATGGACAAGCAGCTCGAAGTCTGCGGCAAGGCGCCTTTCTACACGCTCGGGCCGCTGACGACCGATATCGCGCCGGGTTACGATCACATCACCTCTGGGATAGGCGCAGCGATGATCGGCTGGTTCGGCACGGCGATGCTCTGCTACGTCACGCCCAAGGAGCATCTGGGGCTTCCCGACCGCAACGACGTGAAGGTAGGCGTCATCACCTACAAGATAGCGGCTCACGCCGCCGATCTCGCCAAGGGGCATCCGGCGGCACAGCTGCGCGATGACGCGCTCTCGCGTGCCCGTTTCGAATTCCGCTGGGAGGATCAGTTCAACCTCTCGCTGGACCCCGAAACCGCCCGCAGCTTCCACGACGAGACGCTGCCGAAGGAGGCGCACAAGGTCGCGCATTTCTGCTCCATGTGCGGACCGAAATTCTGCTCGATGCGCATCTCGCACGATATCCGCGCCGAAGCGCAGAAGGAGGGACTGGAGGCGATGGCGGCACGTTATCGCGAGGGCGGCGGCCTCTATATGCCGGTAGAAACCCTGCAGCAAACGAGCGAATGA
- a CDS encoding thiazole synthase produces the protein MLTLYGSEINSRLLLGTARYPSPAVLSEAVRQSATEIVTVSLRREMSGGRTGGAFFEMIRALGVRILPNTAGCHSVGEAVLTARMARELFATDWIKLEVIGNHDTLQPDVFGLVEAARILVNEGFEVFPYTTDDLVVAERLLEAGCKVLMPWCAPIGSAAGPLNPTALRAMRAHFPDVSLIVDAGIGRPSHATAVMELGFDAVLLNTAVAGAGDPAAMAAAFAAAIAAGKQAFDAGVLEPRDMAVPSTPVIGKAVFT, from the coding sequence ATGCTGACGCTTTATGGATCCGAAATAAACTCCCGTCTGCTGCTCGGCACAGCGCGATACCCCTCTCCTGCCGTCCTCTCCGAGGCTGTCAGGCAATCGGCGACGGAAATAGTCACCGTCTCGCTTCGTCGTGAGATGTCTGGCGGCCGCACTGGGGGCGCCTTCTTCGAGATGATCCGCGCACTCGGCGTTCGTATCCTTCCCAACACTGCAGGTTGCCACAGCGTCGGGGAAGCGGTGCTGACCGCAAGGATGGCACGCGAGCTATTCGCCACCGACTGGATCAAGCTCGAGGTCATCGGCAACCATGATACGCTACAGCCGGATGTCTTCGGCCTCGTCGAGGCGGCTCGCATTCTCGTCAACGAAGGTTTCGAAGTCTTCCCGTACACGACCGACGATCTGGTCGTGGCCGAACGACTGCTGGAGGCCGGCTGCAAGGTGCTGATGCCTTGGTGCGCTCCGATCGGCAGTGCCGCCGGGCCGCTCAATCCGACAGCGCTCAGAGCAATGCGGGCCCATTTCCCTGACGTGTCGCTGATCGTCGATGCCGGCATCGGTCGGCCGTCGCACGCAACGGCAGTCATGGAGCTCGGTTTCGATGCGGTTCTGCTCAACACCGCCGTTGCCGGCGCCGGAGATCCCGCGGCGATGGCAGCCGCCTTTGCCGCGGCAATCGCCGCCGGCAAGCAGGCCTTTGACGCTGGCGTGCTGGAGCCGCGCGACATGGCCGTCCCCTCCACGCCGGTGATCGGAAAGGCGGTGTTCACATGA